One region of Citrus sinensis cultivar Valencia sweet orange chromosome 6, DVS_A1.0, whole genome shotgun sequence genomic DNA includes:
- the LOC102611990 gene encoding uncharacterized protein LOC102611990 isoform X1: protein MEKLNQLKTIPANELHEDVRLPKMVQKNNNMSTLSLPDEKYTAEKVISSEADETQDATLTFSYREDNLSRISLSSQFSAPISRLRKKLLVLDLNGLLADIVSPPPKDCKADKKIARHAVFKRPFCHDFLRFCFERFDVGVWSSRTQKNVERVVDFLMGDMKHKLLFCWDLSYCTATSFKALENKYKALVFKELRKVWEISDPNCPWAKGDYNESNTVLLDDSPYKALLNPPYTAIFPCSYKYQNPSDNSLGAGGDLRVYLEMLAEAENVQRFIQHNPFGQSAITNRSEYWAFYLRAMNTIYFAN, encoded by the exons ATGGAGAAGCTTAACCAGCTGAAAACTATTCCAGCGAATGAGCTTCATGAGGATGTCAGGCTGCCTAAAATGGTTCAGAAGAATAATAACATGTCAACTTTAAGCCTACCAGATGAAAAATATACTGCAGAAAAAGTTATCTCATCAGAAGCTGATGAAACTCAAGATGCTACTCTCACTTTTTCCTACAGAGAGGATAACCTCTCTAGAATTTCCCTCTCCTCACAGTTTAGTGCTCCTATCAGTCGATTGAGAAAAAAACTTCTTGTTCTTGATTTGAATGGGCTGCTAGCAGATATAGTGTCTCCTCCTCCAAAGGATTGTAAAGCAGACAAAAAAATCGCAAGGCATGCAG tttttaagAGACCCTTTTGTCATGATTTTCTGAGGTTCTGTTTTGAGAGATTTGATGTGGGGGTTTGGTCCTCAAGAACCCA AAAAAATGTGGAAAGAGTGGTCGACTTCTTGATGGGAGATATGAAGCACAAGTTGCTTTTTTGTTGG GATTTATCCTACTGCACTGCAACAAGTTTTAAGGCACTTGAAAACAAGTATAAGGCCTTGGTGTTCAAGGAATTGAGGAAAGTTTGGGAAATCAGTGATCCTAATTGTCCTTGGGCTAAAGGAGACTATAATGAGTCAAATACTGTATTGTTAGATGATTCTCCCTACAAGGCATTGCTTAATCCT CCATACACAGCAATCTTCCCTTGTTCATACAAATATCAGAATCCGAGTGATAATTCATTAG GTGCAGGGGGTGATCTCAGAGTTTATTTAGAAATGTTGGCTGAAGCTGAGAACGTACAGAGGTTCATTCAGCACAACCCATTTGGTCAAAGTGCCATCACGAATAGGAGTGAATATTGGGCCTTCTACCTCCGAGCTATGAACACTATTTATTTTGCCAACTAA
- the LOC102611990 gene encoding uncharacterized protein LOC102611990 isoform X2 — MEKLNQLKTIPANELHEDVRLPKMVQKNNNMSTLSLPDEKYTAEKVISSEADETQDATLTFSYREDNLSRISLSSQFSAPISRLRKKLLVLDLNGLLADIVSPPPKDCKADKKIARHAVFKRPFCHDFLRFCFERFDVGVWSSRTQKNVERVVDFLMGDMKHKLLFCWDLSYCTATSFKALENKYKALVFKELRKVWEISDPNCPWAKGDYNESNTVLLDDSPYKALLNPVQGVISEFI; from the exons ATGGAGAAGCTTAACCAGCTGAAAACTATTCCAGCGAATGAGCTTCATGAGGATGTCAGGCTGCCTAAAATGGTTCAGAAGAATAATAACATGTCAACTTTAAGCCTACCAGATGAAAAATATACTGCAGAAAAAGTTATCTCATCAGAAGCTGATGAAACTCAAGATGCTACTCTCACTTTTTCCTACAGAGAGGATAACCTCTCTAGAATTTCCCTCTCCTCACAGTTTAGTGCTCCTATCAGTCGATTGAGAAAAAAACTTCTTGTTCTTGATTTGAATGGGCTGCTAGCAGATATAGTGTCTCCTCCTCCAAAGGATTGTAAAGCAGACAAAAAAATCGCAAGGCATGCAG tttttaagAGACCCTTTTGTCATGATTTTCTGAGGTTCTGTTTTGAGAGATTTGATGTGGGGGTTTGGTCCTCAAGAACCCA AAAAAATGTGGAAAGAGTGGTCGACTTCTTGATGGGAGATATGAAGCACAAGTTGCTTTTTTGTTGG GATTTATCCTACTGCACTGCAACAAGTTTTAAGGCACTTGAAAACAAGTATAAGGCCTTGGTGTTCAAGGAATTGAGGAAAGTTTGGGAAATCAGTGATCCTAATTGTCCTTGGGCTAAAGGAGACTATAATGAGTCAAATACTGTATTGTTAGATGATTCTCCCTACAAGGCATTGCTTAATCCT GTGCAGGGGGTGATCTCAGAGTTTATTTAG
- the LOC127903138 gene encoding uncharacterized protein LOC127903138, whose protein sequence is MRTTLRSSNTLYRICAMPMDICDDEMVRVVLHMASDVANFGCIPIFVTTSPRVPSEGIEPHVDTETSFRANMSGPDNDEEVLPRTISLQQYYSPIHDNYDNIDDNGVTLQDVGATVFPITTSLEQRYSPYHNNIFRDNDDFHNETEGDNHEDECEDNTPVNNRGNRPIPSMVRSRRRIDPLTSVAPTLPSNKVAPSFVSSCDSDDISVGKLFAEKNEFILQLRKVAFRDKFDFKIARSTTTRFEAHCCSESCKWRIRATRCLNEQNIPWVVKRIDNVHTCHNEVLVDGRHQVRSQVVGHIIAEKYIQDKRIYTPNDIRADMQQEYGVQLTYQQAYRARKVGLEIVRGNPAESYNLLPKYSHVLTTANEGTVTHLEQDGDGNFLYYFVALGSSIKGFMQYIRPVIAVDGTHLKGLYRGSMFVATCLDGNNQLYPLAIGIMDSENNDAWEWFMMKLHGVIGDRPELVIIFDRCTAIRRAVLKVFHNATHGVCFYHVKGNIKSPFRMSKALWDQFEPAFINAAKTYGHEEFKRQLEGLWMIHSGAADYLENNVGTCNWARSQFEGRRYSILTTNIAESVNAFMREPRKFPVTHLVDHFRKTLQQWFYDRKIVAESMTTRLTTWADEIVTERRTIAERMIVRPVSPHRFQVIGGGLKEGLVDLQKRTCSCRVFQLDQLVCAHAIAACLTHRVDFINLCSDFYTTESLAMAYAQPVEPVGDVADWEIPDEIQEMHVYPPVEAPPPGRRKELRIPSAGEDVDRRTVRCGRCHELGHNRKRCKNPIASTRS, encoded by the exons ATGAGGACAACTTTGAGGTCTAGTAACACATTATATCGTATATGTGCAATGCCCATGGATATATGCgatgatgaaatggtgaggGTTGTGTTGCATATGGCATCAGACGTAGCTAATTTTGGATGCATTCCTATATTCGTGACCACATCACCTCGAGTTCCGAGCGAAGGTATTGAGCCACATGTCGATACAGAAACTTCGTTTAGAGCAAATATGTCTGGCCCCGATAATGATGAAGAGGTGTTGCCAAGGACAATATCGTTGCAGCAATATTACTCTCCAATCCACGATAATTATGACAACATTGATGATAATGGCGTTACGTTACAGGATGTTGGAGCAACAGTATTTCCAATAACAACGTCGTTGGAGCAACGATATTCTCCGTATCACAACAATATTTTTCGggacaatgatgattttcataaTGAGACAGAGGGGGATAAT CATGAGGATGAGTGTGAAGACAATACTCCTGTGAATAACAGAGGCAATAGACCTATTCCTTCTATGGTTCGATCGAGAAGGCGAATTGACCCCCTTACAAGTGTTGCTCCAACTTTGCCTTCGAATAAGGTTGCTCCAAGCTTTGTTAGCAGTTGTGATTCAGATGATATCAGTGTGGGTAAGCTATTTGCTGAGAAAAATGAGTTTATATTACAACTACGCAAGGTTGCCTTTAGAGAcaagtttgatttcaagattgcacgGTCTACTACGACACGTTTCGAGGCTCACTGTTGTTCAGAATCATGTAAATGGCGTATTCGAGCAACTAGATGTTTGAACGAGCAAAATATTCCGTGGGTGGTGAAGAGAATTGACAATGTACACACTTGTCATAATGAGGTATTGGTTGATGGACGTCATCAAGTCAGGAGCCAGGTTGTCGGTCATATTATcgcagaaaaatatattcaagacAAGAGGATTTATACTCCGAATGACATAAGAGCAGATATGCAACAGGAATACGGTGTTCAGTTAACATACCAGCAGGCATATCGGGCGAGAAAAGTTGGTCTTGAAATAGTTCGAGGCAACCCTGCAGAGTCATACAACTTGCTCCCTAAATACTCTCACGTACTAACTACAGCGAATGAGGGTACAGTCACTCACCTCGAGCAGGATGGAGATGGTAATTTCTTGTACTATTTTGTAGCACTCGGATCTTCCATCAAGGGTTTTATGCAGTACATTCGGCCTGTCATTGCTGTAGATGGTACTCATCTGAAGGGATTATATCGTGGAAGCATGTTCGTGGCAACATGTCTTGATGGTAACAATCAATTGTATCCGTTAGCCATTGGGATCATGGATTCAGAAAACAACGATGCTTGGGAATGGTTTATGATGAAGTTACACGGAGTGATTGGCGATAGACCTGAGTTGGTAATTATCTTTGATCGATGCACTGCCATAAGGAGAGCCGTTCTTAAAGTTTTTCACAATGCAACtcatggcgtttgtttttaccaCGTGAAAGGTAACATTAAGTCTCCGTTTAGAATGTCCAAAGCTCTTTGGGATCAATTTGAGCCTGCCTTTATTAATGCAGCAAAAACATATGGCCACGAGGAATTTAAGAGACAACTTGAAGGGTTGTGGATGATCCACTCGGGTGCGGCTGATTACCTAGAAAATAATGTCGGTACGTGTAATTGGGCAAGGTCGCAGTTTGAAGGTAGGAGGTACAGCATTCTTACCACGAACATCGCGGAGAGTGTTAATGCGTTCATGAGGGAACCTCGAAAATTTCCTGTGactcatcttgttgatcacttTAGGAAAACATTGCagcaatggttttatgataggAAAATTGTGGCTGAATCAATGACAACTCGACTAACAACATGGGCGGATGAAATAGTCACTGAGAGGAGAACTATAGCTGAAAGAATGATAGTTCGGCCGGTGTCTCCGCATCGCTTTCAAGTTATAGGCGGTGGGCTTAAGGAAGGGTTAGTTGACTTGCAAAAGAGAACTTGCTCCTGCAGAGTGTTCCAGCTTGATCAGCTTGTGTGTGCTCATGCAATCGCGGCGTGTCTAACACACCGGGTGGATTTTATTAACCTTTGCTCGGACTTTTACACTACAGAATCGTTGGCGATGGCTTATGCACAACCAGTAGAGCCAGTTGGTGATGTGGCTGATTGGGAAATTCCAGATGAAATTCAGGAAATGCATGTATACCCACCAGTTGAGGCACCACCACCTGGCCGTCGTAAAGAGCTCAGAATACCCTCGGCTGGCGAGGACGTTGACCGGCGGACTGTTAGATGCGGTCGGTGTCATGAACTAGGCCATAATCGTAAGAGATGTAAGAATCCCATTGCGTCGACTCGAAGTTAG